AACTCATACCAAAATATTGCATTGGATAAATTATTTTCAGTTATAAAGTAACTGCCTAATCTACAACAAAACTCAGCGCGTGGTTTATCGTAGTTAAAAGAATGGTAGCAATATTTTTTTGCATTAAAAGGGTCTTTCATATAATTATAATAGTCTGCTAGCTTTCCGCAGGCAGTTATTTTGTCTTCATACCATCCATTATTCATTTCTAATAATTTTTTATACTGTTTTATAGCTTCTTCATATAATTTATGATCATATAATTCATTTCCATAGTAAAATACATCCCTTGGAGAAAATTGATAATTTTCCTCTATCATTTTCTTATATATATTTAAATTTCTATCAGAATCACGAGGCTTTATTTTATCATGAACTATGGATATATCACTATTAAAGATATTACCATAAACCTGTAAATAATTATGAACTCTTCCATACCATTTAAAATTTTTTTCGCGTTTTACAAGTCTGTTTCGTCTATAACTTAAAGCTGGTATGCCATCTTTATTTAGGTTCATACTATAAAACATAGTAACAGAATCGATAGACTTATCTAAATTATTTTTTAATTTTTTTAATTTTTTTTGATCTTCTTCTAAAATTATATCGTCAGCATCTAAGTAAAATATATACTCTTTAGTGGCTTTGCTAAATGAAAAGTTTCTTGCTGCTGCAAAGTCTTGTATCCATTCAAAATCATAAACTTTATCTGTAAATTTATTAGCAATTTCTTTAGTTTTATCCGTAGAACCAGTATCAACTATTATAATTTCATCAACAAAATCTTTAGCACAGTTTAAGCATCTTTCTAGTGAAATTTCTTCATTTTTTACAATCATACATAAACTTATAGTTATCATTAAATCACCTCATGTAAATTTACTATTATTTTGGCATATAGGGTAAGTTTGTATATTTAGAACAAATTATTTTTTATAAATTTTAAAAATATATAGGGTAGAATGATTTAGACCTAATATATGGTATGCAAATCTATGAAAATATGAGTATAGATATTACAATATTTATTTACATAATAGATAACATTAATTAAGCTTAAATCATATAATAATATTGATCCAAATAATATTTAATTTAGATTTAAATATCTGAAAGGATGTTGAGATTTATGCTATGCTATAAAGATAAAAGGAATTTACAACAAAAACTAGAAGAGTTATATTGTAATAAATGTGATATATGTTTATGTAGCTGTAATTTTGCTACTAATAAATGTGATTGTTGTGTAGATCCTATGGAAAATTTATTAAATCAATTAAGAAGTATTTTAACTCCTGAAGCTACAATTCAAGTAACCCTTGATACAGGAGCAACTCAGTCTTTTCAAGTAAATCAAATAGTATCAATACAAGATAGCATAATTAATATACAGAATACTAGTTTTATTTCAATTTGTAACATTTCTAGGGTTAGATGGAGAGATATAAACACTATAAATCAAATTAATTTATTACCAGCAGTATGTACTTGTGGAGAATGTGATTGCTGTGAAAGACCATTAAGAGAAAATTTAAATAATTTTATAAATAACAATATAGCGCTACAGTTTGAAGGCCAACAAGACCTTAATATTTTTCAAAATTTAACAGTAAGAAAAGTTGGTCTTGGAATATTAGTAGGAGAAAATATAACTGATGGTGCTCCAGATGCATATTCAATTTGTAAAATTACACGTTTTAATGCTATATAAAATTTAATGATTATTTAAAATAAGTTATATAATTGTTTTAAATAAAATTATAATAAAACTTAGACAATAATTTAGCTCCTTGTATTTAATAAAATACGAGGAGCTTTTTAAAAACCTAAATTAATTGAACGCTGAGAAGGGTTTTTATATAAGTTTTATAAAATAGTTATTTATATGGTTTGCCTAAAAGTCGTTCTATAAAACTTTTACTTCTAGAGTTTTCCAATTCTTGTTTTATAAGTGAATTTTCAGATTTTAGTTCATCTAAAGTTGTTTCTAATTTTTGTGAATAATCTGTTATATATTCAAAACTTTTTTCCTTTTCTTTAAGTTGTTCTTTTATAGTTGAGACCTCTGTATCATATTTACTTTTTAGATTTGATAGTATATTGTTTTTAGATGTTTCTAATTTTTCTTTTACATTATCATTTTCTAGTTTTAATTCTTTAATACTTTCTTCCAATATTTTGTTTTTATCAAGCAAAATTTTAAATTTATTTTGTTTATCTTTAAGTTGATTTTTTATGTCTTTTGTTTCCATAAGATATTTATTTTCAAGATTTTTTATTGCTATAAGATTTTCATTTTTAAATTTTTCAATTGTATTATTTAAATGTTCATTTAAAGAACTATTTTCTTCTATTTTTTTATCAAGTTTTGATTTAAGTTTTTTATTTTCTTCTATTTTGCTCTTAAGTTCAACTTTTAAAGAGCTACTTTCTTCATATTTTTTATTTATATTTTTTTTGATTTTTTCAGCTTCAATTTTTAAATCATTATTAATTTCCAAAATAGATTTATATTTATT
Above is a window of Clostridium sporogenes DNA encoding:
- a CDS encoding glycosyltransferase family 2 protein, which encodes MITISLCMIVKNEEISLERCLNCAKDFVDEIIIVDTGSTDKTKEIANKFTDKVYDFEWIQDFAAARNFSFSKATKEYIFYLDADDIILEEDQKKLKKLKNNLDKSIDSVTMFYSMNLNKDGIPALSYRRNRLVKREKNFKWYGRVHNYLQVYGNIFNSDISIVHDKIKPRDSDRNLNIYKKMIEENYQFSPRDVFYYGNELYDHKLYEEAIKQYKKLLEMNNGWYEDKITACGKLADYYNYMKDPFNAKKYCYHSFNYDKPRAEFCCRLGSYFITENNLSNAIFWYELATNLERPKNGLGFFSDDCWTWIPHIQLCLCYYKQGNKELSYKHNEIALSYSPNNKTLLNNKKFFKSIGFE